The following are encoded in a window of Cottoperca gobio chromosome 20, fCotGob3.1, whole genome shotgun sequence genomic DNA:
- the uba5 gene encoding ubiquitin-like modifier-activating enzyme 5 isoform X1, with amino-acid sequence MATVEELKLRVRELENELIKCKQKQCAMEDAQHQELHRPKIDKMSAEVVDSNPYSRLMALKRMGIVNDYEKIRTFTVAVVGVGGVGSVTAEMLTRCGIGKLILFDYDKVELANMNRLFFQPHQAGLSKVEAAEHTLRKINPDVSFEIHNYNITTMENFTHFMERVSYGGLDEGKPVDLILSCVDNFEARMAINTACNELGQIWMESGVSENAVSGHIQLIIPGETACFACAPPLVVAANIDEKTLKREGVCAASLPTTMGVVAGILVQNVLKYLLKFGTVSYYLGYNAMQDFFPTMIMRANPQCNDRYCRIQQEEYKKKEAERPKVEVVQEEEEEVVHEDNDWGIELVSEITDTELEAASGTVPDLPEGITVAYTIPAEQNTAGGETVGETEQSLEDLMAQMRKL; translated from the exons ATGGCGACTGTAGAGGAACTGAAGCTGCGGGTGAGAGAGTTGGAAAATGAATTGATAAAGTGTAAGCAGAAGCAGTGTGCCATGGAGGATGCTCAACACCAGGAACTCCACAGACCAAAGATTGACAAAATGAGTGCCGAAGTTGTGGATTCCAACCCATACAG TCGTCTAATGGCTTTAAAGAGAATGGGCATCGTGAATGATTATGAG AAAATCCGGACATTCACAGTCGCTGTGGTTGGTGTTGGGGGAGTTGGCAGTGTGACAGCTGAAATGCTCACTAGATGTGGCATTGGTAAG TTGATCCTCTTTGACTATGATAAAGTAGAGCTGGCCAATATGAACAGACTGTTCTTCCAGCCTCACCAGGCAGGCCTCAGTAAAGTGGAAGCCGCAGAACACACACTGAG GAAAATCAACCCAGACGTGTCATTTGAGATCCACAACTACAATATCACCACAATGGAAAACTTTACACATTTCATGGAGCGCGTCAG TTACGGAGGGCTGGACGAAGGGAAGCCGGTGGATTTGATCCTGAGCTGTGTGGACAACTTTGAGGCCAGAATGGCCATTAATACA GCCTGTAATGAACTAGGTCAGATCTGGATGGAGTCTGGTGTCAGTGAGAACGCTGTATCAGGACACATCCAGCTCATCATTCCCGGAGAGACGGCGTGCTTCGCT TGCGCTCCTCCTCTGGTGGTGGCCGCAAACATCGATGAGAAGACCCTAAAGAGGGAGGGCGTGTGTGCGGCCAGTTTACCAACAACAATGGGTGTGGTCGCAGGCATCCTGGTGCAAAATGTCCTCAA gTATCTGTTGAAGTTTGGGACTGTCAGTTATTATCTGGGTTACAACGCCATGCAGGACTTCTTCCCCACCATGATCATGAGAGCCAACCCGCAGTGTAATGATCGCTACTGCAGGATACAACAGGAAGAGTACAAG aAGAAGGAAGCCGAGCGGCCAAAGGTTGAAGTtgtacaggaagaggaggaggaggtcgtACACGAGGACAATGATTGGG GTATTGAACTAGTATCAGAGATCACTGATACGGAGTTAGAGGCTGCATCCGGTACTGTGCCTGACCTCCCAGAAGGCATTACTGTGGCTTACACCATTCCAGCTGAG CAGAACACAGCAGGCGGGGAGACAGTGGGGGAGACGGAACAGAGCCTCGAAGACTTGATGGCTCAGATGAGAAAGTTGTAG
- the uba5 gene encoding ubiquitin-like modifier-activating enzyme 5 isoform X2, whose protein sequence is MATVEELKLRVRELENELIKCKQKQCAMEDAQHQELHRPKIDKMSAEVVDSNPYSRLMALKRMGIVNDYEKIRTFTVAVVGVGGVGSVTAEMLTRCGIGKLILFDYDKVELANMNRLFFQPHQAGLSKVEAAEHTLRKINPDVSFEIHNYNITTMENFTHFMERVSYGGLDEGKPVDLILSCVDNFEARMAINTACNELGQIWMESGVSENAVSGHIQLIIPGETACFACAPPLVVAANIDEKTLKREGVCAASLPTTMGVVAGILVQNVLKYLLKFGTVSYYLGYNAMQDFFPTMIMRANPQCNDRYCRIQQEEYKKKEAERPKVEVVQEEEEEVVHEDNDWGIELVSEITDTELEAASGTVPDLPEGITVAYTIPAENTAGGETVGETEQSLEDLMAQMRKL, encoded by the exons ATGGCGACTGTAGAGGAACTGAAGCTGCGGGTGAGAGAGTTGGAAAATGAATTGATAAAGTGTAAGCAGAAGCAGTGTGCCATGGAGGATGCTCAACACCAGGAACTCCACAGACCAAAGATTGACAAAATGAGTGCCGAAGTTGTGGATTCCAACCCATACAG TCGTCTAATGGCTTTAAAGAGAATGGGCATCGTGAATGATTATGAG AAAATCCGGACATTCACAGTCGCTGTGGTTGGTGTTGGGGGAGTTGGCAGTGTGACAGCTGAAATGCTCACTAGATGTGGCATTGGTAAG TTGATCCTCTTTGACTATGATAAAGTAGAGCTGGCCAATATGAACAGACTGTTCTTCCAGCCTCACCAGGCAGGCCTCAGTAAAGTGGAAGCCGCAGAACACACACTGAG GAAAATCAACCCAGACGTGTCATTTGAGATCCACAACTACAATATCACCACAATGGAAAACTTTACACATTTCATGGAGCGCGTCAG TTACGGAGGGCTGGACGAAGGGAAGCCGGTGGATTTGATCCTGAGCTGTGTGGACAACTTTGAGGCCAGAATGGCCATTAATACA GCCTGTAATGAACTAGGTCAGATCTGGATGGAGTCTGGTGTCAGTGAGAACGCTGTATCAGGACACATCCAGCTCATCATTCCCGGAGAGACGGCGTGCTTCGCT TGCGCTCCTCCTCTGGTGGTGGCCGCAAACATCGATGAGAAGACCCTAAAGAGGGAGGGCGTGTGTGCGGCCAGTTTACCAACAACAATGGGTGTGGTCGCAGGCATCCTGGTGCAAAATGTCCTCAA gTATCTGTTGAAGTTTGGGACTGTCAGTTATTATCTGGGTTACAACGCCATGCAGGACTTCTTCCCCACCATGATCATGAGAGCCAACCCGCAGTGTAATGATCGCTACTGCAGGATACAACAGGAAGAGTACAAG aAGAAGGAAGCCGAGCGGCCAAAGGTTGAAGTtgtacaggaagaggaggaggaggtcgtACACGAGGACAATGATTGGG GTATTGAACTAGTATCAGAGATCACTGATACGGAGTTAGAGGCTGCATCCGGTACTGTGCCTGACCTCCCAGAAGGCATTACTGTGGCTTACACCATTCCAGCTGAG AACACAGCAGGCGGGGAGACAGTGGGGGAGACGGAACAGAGCCTCGAAGACTTGATGGCTCAGATGAGAAAGTTGTAG
- the uba5 gene encoding ubiquitin-like modifier-activating enzyme 5 isoform X3: MEDAQHQELHRPKIDKMSAEVVDSNPYSRLMALKRMGIVNDYEKIRTFTVAVVGVGGVGSVTAEMLTRCGIGKLILFDYDKVELANMNRLFFQPHQAGLSKVEAAEHTLRKINPDVSFEIHNYNITTMENFTHFMERVSYGGLDEGKPVDLILSCVDNFEARMAINTACNELGQIWMESGVSENAVSGHIQLIIPGETACFACAPPLVVAANIDEKTLKREGVCAASLPTTMGVVAGILVQNVLKYLLKFGTVSYYLGYNAMQDFFPTMIMRANPQCNDRYCRIQQEEYKKKEAERPKVEVVQEEEEEVVHEDNDWGIELVSEITDTELEAASGTVPDLPEGITVAYTIPAEQNTAGGETVGETEQSLEDLMAQMRKL, encoded by the exons ATGGAGGATGCTCAACACCAGGAACTCCACAGACCAAAGATTGACAAAATGAGTGCCGAAGTTGTGGATTCCAACCCATACAG TCGTCTAATGGCTTTAAAGAGAATGGGCATCGTGAATGATTATGAG AAAATCCGGACATTCACAGTCGCTGTGGTTGGTGTTGGGGGAGTTGGCAGTGTGACAGCTGAAATGCTCACTAGATGTGGCATTGGTAAG TTGATCCTCTTTGACTATGATAAAGTAGAGCTGGCCAATATGAACAGACTGTTCTTCCAGCCTCACCAGGCAGGCCTCAGTAAAGTGGAAGCCGCAGAACACACACTGAG GAAAATCAACCCAGACGTGTCATTTGAGATCCACAACTACAATATCACCACAATGGAAAACTTTACACATTTCATGGAGCGCGTCAG TTACGGAGGGCTGGACGAAGGGAAGCCGGTGGATTTGATCCTGAGCTGTGTGGACAACTTTGAGGCCAGAATGGCCATTAATACA GCCTGTAATGAACTAGGTCAGATCTGGATGGAGTCTGGTGTCAGTGAGAACGCTGTATCAGGACACATCCAGCTCATCATTCCCGGAGAGACGGCGTGCTTCGCT TGCGCTCCTCCTCTGGTGGTGGCCGCAAACATCGATGAGAAGACCCTAAAGAGGGAGGGCGTGTGTGCGGCCAGTTTACCAACAACAATGGGTGTGGTCGCAGGCATCCTGGTGCAAAATGTCCTCAA gTATCTGTTGAAGTTTGGGACTGTCAGTTATTATCTGGGTTACAACGCCATGCAGGACTTCTTCCCCACCATGATCATGAGAGCCAACCCGCAGTGTAATGATCGCTACTGCAGGATACAACAGGAAGAGTACAAG aAGAAGGAAGCCGAGCGGCCAAAGGTTGAAGTtgtacaggaagaggaggaggaggtcgtACACGAGGACAATGATTGGG GTATTGAACTAGTATCAGAGATCACTGATACGGAGTTAGAGGCTGCATCCGGTACTGTGCCTGACCTCCCAGAAGGCATTACTGTGGCTTACACCATTCCAGCTGAG CAGAACACAGCAGGCGGGGAGACAGTGGGGGAGACGGAACAGAGCCTCGAAGACTTGATGGCTCAGATGAGAAAGTTGTAG